TTCGGGTGGTCGATATGTTCGTCGGCGAACTGGATCTTTGCGAGCTTGGCTTCGAGGGCGCGGCCGTGACAGGCCGGCCGGGCTATCATCCGGCGACCATGCTCAAGCTCTACGTCTACGGTTACCTGAACCAGGTGCAGTCGAGCCGGCGGCTGGAGCGCGAGGCCGGGCGCAACGTCGAGTTGATGTGGCTGACGGGCAAGCTAGCGCCCGACTTCAAGACGATCGCCGACTTCCGCCGCGACCATGGCACCGCCATCCAGGCGGCATGCCGGCGCTTCGTACTCGTCTGCCGCAACCTCGGTCTTATCGCCGGCGGCACGGTAGCGGTGGACGGCAGCCGTTTGCGCGCGGTGAACGCGCGCGACAGAAACTTCACGCCAGTGACGATCCGGCGCCGGATGGAGCAGGTGGACGCCAGTATCCAGCGCTACCTGGGCATGCTCGACACCGCTGACCGGCAGGAGGGCCAGGCAACTGAGCTGCGCACGGCGCGACTGACGACGCGGCTCGACGCCTTGCGCCGGCAGATGCGCGACCTGGAAGCCATGGAGCAGGCGGTCGCGGCGGCGCCCGACCGGCAGATCTCGCTGACCGATCCCGATGCGCGCGCGATGGCCTCGGCGGGAGGCGGTACGGGCCTTGTCGGCTACAACCTTCAGGCGGCGGTCGATGCGGACACCCATATCGTCGTGGCACACGAGGTCATCAACCTCGGCCACGATCGCACGTCGCTGGCGAACATGGGACAACAGGCGCGCGAGGCGACAGGTGTCGAGACGCTCACCGTGCTGGCCGACCGCGGCTACTTTTCAGGTGCAGAGGTGCTGGCCTGCGGAGAGGCCGGCATCGTGGCGATCTGCCCCAAACCGCTCACCTCGGGCGCCAAGGCGGAGGGTCGCTTCGGCAAGCAGGACTTCGTCTACCAGCCCGACACCGACAGTTATCGCTGCCCGGCCGGCGAGACGATGACCAGACGGTTCTCCAGCCTTGAGCATGGGCTGACGCTCTACGGCTATGCCACTCCCGCCTGCCGCTCCCGCTGCACGGTGAAGACGAACTGCACCACCAGCGTTGAGCGACGCATCAAGCGATGGGAGCACGAAGAGGTGATCGAGGCGATGCAGGCGCGGCTCGAGCGCTGGCCCGATGCCATGCGCGTTCGACGAAGAACGGTAGAGCATGTCTTCGGCACGCTGAAAGACTGGATGGGCAGAAGCCACTTCCGGACACGAAGGCTCGAGAACGTGGCGACCGAAGCCAGCCTCCATATCCTCGCCTACAACATCAAACGCGCCATCGCCCTGCGCGGTGTGTCGGGCTTGATCGCCGCGATGCACGGTTGAACGACCGGCCTCGCTTGCGACAATCAGACCGCCGTCCCGAGGACGTTCTCACACAGCCTCCACCAGACCCGGCCATTCCCGAACCTCCATCCTATTGGGAAAGCGCCGCCTCCTTATGTGTTCGGCGACAAGGGCTTGAGCGCGACGCCATCCGCGTCGAAATTGCTATCGTCCAGCCATGCCTTGAACAGTGCATGTTGCGCCGGCCATTCATGCTCCATGATCGAGAACCAGGCCGTATCGCGCCTGCGTCCCTTCACGATGCCGTCACCGCGCCACGTCCCTTCATAGGTGAAGCCAAACCGGCGCGCGGCGCGCATGGATGCTGCGTTCAGCGCGTTGCAGCGCCAAGCTACCCGGTGGTAACCGAGCGCGAAGGCGTGCCGCATCATCAACGAGATGGCTTCCGTGGCAGGGCGGGTGCGTTGCAGTCGCGGCGACAGCCAGATGCTTCCGATCTCGATCGCAGCATCGACAGGCGAAATGTCACAGAATGACGCCCATCCCCCGGCCATGCCGCTGGATGCCGGGATGACCGCGAAAAAGGGTTGTTGTTCGAGGCCACTGATCCGCGTGATATGCGCGGCCATGTCCTGCCTGGTCGGGAACGGCCCGTACTTCAGATAGGCCCACGACACGTCCGCCGCTTGAGCCGCCTCCCACAGATCATCGAGGTGTCGGGTAGAGAGTGGTTCGAGGGCCACGGTTTCGCCGACGTGACCCTCGAACGCTGGCAGGGGGCGAATGACTTCAGGGACGATCGGGCCGAGCGGAACAGCGGTCATACCAACTCATGGCCGGGCAGCATCGTCGTAGCAATGCGCTTCCAAACGCGGCGTGGGGGTTTGTTTTCCATTTCCCGATCCCTATCGGGACCGGTGCCCACATGTCCCTGACGGCGGGTATTGTCGCGGCAGCCTGCGCTGGCGGCGCGACATGGGATGCGTCGCGTCCACTCGCGTCGGCCGGGCGGGGTGCGCAACATGAGCTGCCCCGGACCGCGACCGGGATGGCCGCTCGCGAAGAGAAAAATGCGGCCCGATCCGCGATGATCGCGGCATGATCGCCGGATTTTACCTCTTCGCTATGAGCCGAGGCTGCTATTCTGGCGGCGATCGGTGCACCGGGGCGACCATTTTCGCCGCCGGATGGCACCGGATGCTACCGCACGACCAGCGGAAACCATCAATAGTCAGACATATTATCCGGAGCGCAGCGGACCGTTGGCGGCGGGCGGCATGAACTGCGGCACGCCCGCGGCGTCGTAGCGGATCGGCTGGACGCGGGTGTTGCGGTTCGGATCGAACAGCGGGTCGCCCGTGATCTTCTCGTAATCGCGCGCGTGATAGACCAGCATGTCGCGTCCGCGTTCGTCGACGGTGAAGCTGTTGTGGCCGGGGCCGAACACCTTGCGGGCCGGATCGGTCTTCATCACCGGGACCGGCGATTTGGTCCACACCGCCGGGTCCATGATGTCGGCGTCGTCGCGCGCGGTGAGCATGCCCAGGCAATAGCGCGCATCGGTGGCGCTGGCCGAATAGGTCATGAACAGCCGCCCGTTGCGCGCGAGCAGTGCCGGTGCTTCGGCAACCTTGAAGCCGAGGATTTCCCACGGCAATTCCGGGATCGTCAGCCGCGTCGGCTTCGCCGCGAAGGTCAGCGGCGTCGCGAGCGGCGCGAGGTAGAGGTTGGAATTTGTGTCGATCCCCTCCTCACGCTGCGCCCATGCCAGATAGCGCGTGCCGCGGTGCACGAAGCTGGTCGAATCGAGGTTGAAGCTGTCCCACGGCGTCTTCAGCTGGCCCAGCACCGTCCACGCGCCGGTCATCGGATCGGCACCGTCGCAGACGACCGCATGGGTGCGGATGCGGAACACGTCCTCGCCGCCGCCGCTGGGGCCGGCGGCGAAATACATGATCCACTTGCCGTCGATCAGGTGCAGCTCGGGCGCCCAGAGGAAGCCCGAAAGCGGGCCGCTCTTCTCGTGCCGCCACAGCACCTTTTCGGGCGCGGTGGTCAGGCCGGCGATCGTGCGCGCGCGGCGCAGCACGAGCCGGTCGTATTCGGGCACCGAACCGGTCAGATAATACCAGCCGTCGGTGTGGCGGAACACCTGCGCGTCGGCGCGCTGGCGCACCAGCGGGTTGACGATCGTCGCCGCCGCCCCGCTGCGCCGCGCCAGCGCGGGGGCGGCGGCAAGCGCCGCGCCCCCGGCCACGAACAGGCGGCGCGACAGATGCATCGCGCCGCTCATCAGTTCAGGTCCAGCATGACGACCGACTTGGCCGGCAGCGTGACCGTCAGCTGCCCGCCGTTCAGCTGCGCGCCGTTGAAGGCGGCCGGCACGACGGCGTTGGGCGCATCGAAGGTGTTGAGCGAATTGACCTTCGGCCCGGTCAGGATCTGCCCCGAAACGCGCGAGGCGGTAAGCCCGGTCATCGTCGTCGTCACCGTGATGTCGCGGTTCGGATCGGCATTGGCGAGCGCGACGTGCGTCACCCCGGCCTTGTCACGCACGGCCGACGCGCTGACCGCCGGCATCACCCACTGATCCTTGTTGTACCACGGCGACTGGATGTCGATCGGCAGGACCGTGCCGTCCATGAACGGCTTGTACATCTTGAAGACGTGATAGGTCGGCGTCAGCACCATCTTGTTGCCGTCGGTCAGGATCATCGCCTGGAGGACGTTCACCATCTGCGCGATCGCGGTCATGCGGACGCGGTCGGCATGCTTGGCGAAGATGTTGAGGTTGATCGCGGCGACCAGCGCGTCTCGCAAGCTGTTCTGCTGGCGCAGGAAACCCGGATGCGTGCCCGGATCCTGACCGTACCACGTGCCCCATTCATCGACCGCCAGGTACACGCGCTTGCCCGGATCGTACTTGTCCATGATGGCGCTGTGCTTGGTGACCAGCTCCTCCATCTTCCACGTGCCGGCGAGCGTTTCGGCCCAGCCCGTCTCGTCGAAGTCGATCGCCGACGCCTTGGGCGCCCAGCCGCCGGGGACGGTGTAATAATGGAGCGAGAGGCCGTCGAGCTTCTCGCCCGCCTCGCGCATCATCACCTCGGTCCAGTTATAATCGTCGACGTTCGCGCCCGAGGCGATCTTCTCGATCTTCGTGCCGGCCGGCGCCTTGATGAAGGTGGCGTAGCGGCGCGTGACGTCGGCGGCATATTCCGGCTTCATGTTGCCGCCGCAGCCCCACAATTCGTTACCGATGCCGAAATAGGGCAGCTTCCACGGTTGCTTGCGGCCGTTCTTCGCGCGCTCATCGGCGAGCGACCCCGCGGGCGAGGTCATGTATTCGACCCACTCGGCCATTTCCTGCGGCGTGCCGTTGCCGACGTTGCCGGAAATGTAGACCTCCGCGCCGATCTGCTCGGTCACGTCCATGAACTCGTGCGTGCCGACGGTGTTCGGCTCGGTCACGCCGCCCCAGTGGGTGTTGATCTTGACCGGACGCTTGTTCTTCGGGCCGATCCCCTCCCGCCAGTGATATTCGTCGGCGAAGCAGCCGCCGGGCCAGCGGATGACCGGGGTGCCGAGATCGCGCAGCGCGCCGACGACGTCGTTGCGGAAACCGCGCGTGTTCGGGATCTTGCGATCGTTGCCAACCCACAATCCGCCGTAGATGCCATTGCCGAGATGCTCGGCGAACTGGGTGAAGATGCGCTTGTCATAGGTTGCGCCGGGCTTGTCGGCATGGACCGCGATCGTGGCGGTTCCGGGGGCCGGTGCTGCGGCAGGCGCCTCCTGCGCGGTCGCGGTGCCCAGCGTACCGAGCCCCAGCGCGAGCGCGCCGACATAAGCGAACAGACGTGCCTTCATCCTATCCTCCCGAATGAGCCGCCGGATCATTGCCACCGGCGCTGTTTTTCCTCATTACTCGGACATTATAATTCGACACCGCGGATTGCAACGTTCGTTTCGTGCCGACGGGCGGGTTGCCATGCGCGGCAGAAACAGACCACAAGGGGGCGGTAATGGCGGATCGGGAGAGCGGCATGCCGCAGCAGGGCGGCGACGCAGGCGCCGGCAAGGTGCCGGACGGCAAGGCGCCGGGCGGAGACGCGCCGGGCCTGGTGGCCGCCGACGGCGTGCGCGCCTCGATGCGCGGCACGGGGCGCAGGCTGCACGGCGCGATCGCGCACAAGCTGGGCACCGCGATCATGTCCGGCGAATATGCGCCGGGCGACACGCTGTCGGGCGAGATCGCCTTTTCCGAAGCACTGGACGTGTCGCGCAGCGCGTACCGCGAGGCGATGCAGGTGCTGGCCGCCAAGGGGCTGGTCGAGAGCCGGCCGAAGGCGGGGACGCGCGTGCTGCCGCGCGAACGCTGGAACCTGCTGGACCCCGACGTGCTGGCATGGGCCTTCGCGGGCGCCCCCGACATACAGTTCGTGCGTGCGTTGTTCGAGTTGCGCGGGATCGTCGAGCCGGCGGCGGCGGGGCTGGCGGCGCAGCGCCGCGACCGTGCCGACCTGAAAGCGATGAAGGAAGCGCTGGCGGCGATGCGGCGGCACACGCTGGCAACCGAGGCGGGGCGTGCGGCGGACAAGGATTTCCACAACGCGGTGCTGCGCGCGACGCGCAACGACGCGCTGATGGTGCTGAGCGCCAGCATCGGTGCTGCGATCCACTGGACCACGCAGTTCAAGCAGCGCGCGCGGGCGCTGCCCCGCAATCCGATCCCGGATCACGTGCGGGTGCACGACATGATCGTGGCGCAGGACGTGCCGGGCGCGACCGCGGCGATGCGGACGCTGGTCGACCTCGCGCTGGAGGATACGAAGTTCGCGATGGAGGAGTGAGGGCGGCTGCCGGGTGGCTACATCCTGGCGGCGATCGACATTCACCCTGCTTCCTTGCAGCGCCGCTTCGCTACGCTCGCAATGACGGGTGGAGGGAGCAAATCGGCTCGATCATGCGAGCGCGGTTTGCCCGAGCAGATCGATCATCTTCATTCCCGCGCAGCCGGCATCCGCGAAGCGTGGCATGTCGATCCGGCCTGACGAGCCGGCTCGATCGACCGCGTCCTCCGCTCATCCGCGCGTCCTTTTGCGGAGATCGAAACGTTGCGATCGTGCGGCCAAGACGCTGGCGATGTACGCAGGCTTCTGCCACGGAGGG
The genomic region above belongs to Sphingomonas phyllosphaerae 5.2 and contains:
- a CDS encoding IS1182 family transposase: MSRFIEGSDRRQKLLLPDCIDDYVAEHSPVRVVDMFVGELDLCELGFEGAAVTGRPGYHPATMLKLYVYGYLNQVQSSRRLEREAGRNVELMWLTGKLAPDFKTIADFRRDHGTAIQAACRRFVLVCRNLGLIAGGTVAVDGSRLRAVNARDRNFTPVTIRRRMEQVDASIQRYLGMLDTADRQEGQATELRTARLTTRLDALRRQMRDLEAMEQAVAAAPDRQISLTDPDARAMASAGGGTGLVGYNLQAAVDADTHIVVAHEVINLGHDRTSLANMGQQAREATGVETLTVLADRGYFSGAEVLACGEAGIVAICPKPLTSGAKAEGRFGKQDFVYQPDTDSYRCPAGETMTRRFSSLEHGLTLYGYATPACRSRCTVKTNCTTSVERRIKRWEHEEVIEAMQARLERWPDAMRVRRRTVEHVFGTLKDWMGRSHFRTRRLENVATEASLHILAYNIKRAIALRGVSGLIAAMHG
- a CDS encoding GNAT family N-acetyltransferase encodes the protein MTAVPLGPIVPEVIRPLPAFEGHVGETVALEPLSTRHLDDLWEAAQAADVSWAYLKYGPFPTRQDMAAHITRISGLEQQPFFAVIPASSGMAGGWASFCDISPVDAAIEIGSIWLSPRLQRTRPATEAISLMMRHAFALGYHRVAWRCNALNAASMRAARRFGFTYEGTWRGDGIVKGRRRDTAWFSIMEHEWPAQHALFKAWLDDSNFDADGVALKPLSPNT
- a CDS encoding alpha-N-arabinofuranosidase, with translation MKARLFAYVGALALGLGTLGTATAQEAPAAAPAPGTATIAVHADKPGATYDKRIFTQFAEHLGNGIYGGLWVGNDRKIPNTRGFRNDVVGALRDLGTPVIRWPGGCFADEYHWREGIGPKNKRPVKINTHWGGVTEPNTVGTHEFMDVTEQIGAEVYISGNVGNGTPQEMAEWVEYMTSPAGSLADERAKNGRKQPWKLPYFGIGNELWGCGGNMKPEYAADVTRRYATFIKAPAGTKIEKIASGANVDDYNWTEVMMREAGEKLDGLSLHYYTVPGGWAPKASAIDFDETGWAETLAGTWKMEELVTKHSAIMDKYDPGKRVYLAVDEWGTWYGQDPGTHPGFLRQQNSLRDALVAAINLNIFAKHADRVRMTAIAQMVNVLQAMILTDGNKMVLTPTYHVFKMYKPFMDGTVLPIDIQSPWYNKDQWVMPAVSASAVRDKAGVTHVALANADPNRDITVTTTMTGLTASRVSGQILTGPKVNSLNTFDAPNAVVPAAFNGAQLNGGQLTVTLPAKSVVMLDLN
- a CDS encoding FadR/GntR family transcriptional regulator, which codes for MRGTGRRLHGAIAHKLGTAIMSGEYAPGDTLSGEIAFSEALDVSRSAYREAMQVLAAKGLVESRPKAGTRVLPRERWNLLDPDVLAWAFAGAPDIQFVRALFELRGIVEPAAAGLAAQRRDRADLKAMKEALAAMRRHTLATEAGRAADKDFHNAVLRATRNDALMVLSASIGAAIHWTTQFKQRARALPRNPIPDHVRVHDMIVAQDVPGATAAMRTLVDLALEDTKFAMEE